The genomic window AGGACTTGGCTTCGAATTCTCAGGTGAAAACGCAGAAGACAGTCAATACAACCGAATCAAATCCCTTGTCAACGAAGAACTAAAACAATACTTCCGTCCTGAATTTCTGAACCGTCTCGATGAAATTATCGTCTTCCGCCAACTCAGTAGAAATGAGGTGAAAGAAATCGCTGAGATCATGCTTCAAGAAGTGTTCTCTCGCATGCAAGACAAAGGGATCACTCTCACTGTTTCAGATGCATTCAAAGAACGACTAGTGGAAGAGGGATACAACCCCTCTTATGGAGCGAGGCCGCTACGAAGGGCCGTCATGCGACTCATGGAAGACAGTCTTGCTGAGGAAGTGCTTACTGGCCGCATCAAGGACGGTGATGCTGCGGAGATGGATGTGGATGACAACAAGCAAATCGTTGTACGCCATGTCAGCAAAACTACTGCCACACCGGAACTCGCTGGAGCAGGAGTCTGACACCTCTCCTACATCAATGAACAAAAACAATTTGCCTGAGGAGGTGTCTCACTGCGCTCACTCCATAGCCCCCGAAAAGGTTGTTAGGGGAGAAAGGGCGTGGGAAGAAAGCCATCAACTCATTGCCTCGATTTGCCGCTCACCTTTACTGCTTGGACGCAGCATCGCCACGGCTGAGTTACGCCAGGGATTACTCAACAACCTCAGGGACCTTGGACTCAACACAGTTTCTGCTGAGCTCAAGCACGATTGCTGCGAGATGGATCTCAAGCGGATCAATGCTCTTGCCTTGTACAACTCCTGCGACGGTGTGATTGCCGCAGGTGGGGGCAAGGTGCTAGATGCCGGGAAGCTTTTGGCCCATCGGCTAAGCATCCCATGCATCACAGTTCCACTGAGTGCAGCCACCTGTGCCGGTTGGACCGCCCTCGCCAATATCTATTCACCAACAGGTGCTTTTCAACGCGATCAAGTTCTGGCTCGATGTCCACATCTGATGATCTTTGATCATGGTCTCGTGCGTCAGGCTCCTCCCAGGACTCTCGCAAGCGGCATCGCAGATGCAATCGCCAAATGGTACGAAGCGTCTGTCAGCAATGGCTCCAGCAACGATGGCTTAATTCAACAAGCTGTGCAGATGGCAAGGGTCTTGCGCGATCAGCTGCTGCTTGATGGGCCTGAAGCGCTGAAAGATCAAAACAGCCTGGCCTGGATCAGGGTTGCCGAAGCCTGCGCACTAACTGCAGGGCTGATCGGAGGGATTGGCGGTTCTCGCTGCCGTACTGCCGCTGCCCACGCGGTACACAACGCACTCACGCAATTAAAAGATTGCCATGAGGTCCTTCATGGAGAAAAGGTGGGTTACGGGATTCTCGTACAGTTGCGTCTTGAGGAGATTATTGGAGGCCATCAACTGGCCGGACAAGCAAGGCGACAGCTGATTCCATTCCTCAAAGGACTTGATCTGCCTGTAAATCTTGAGGATCTGGGCCTATCGAATTTGAGTCTTCACGAGCTGCATGAGGTCTGCCAATTCGCCTGTCAAAAAGGCTCTGACCTATACCAACTGCCGTTTCCCGTCAATTCCAACGCCCTACTCGAAGCACTCCTCGGCGCTAGCGACAATGGCCCGGTCCCAGTCGAATCCACAGTCACCAAGCGAATAGCAGCCTCTTGAACCTCAAAACTGGAATGGCAGCCCAAACAATCGCCTCGTCAGAGACCCTTTTACGTCAGCTCACACCACAACTTCTGGATCCATTAGCCCGTGACCTGGCCAATCAAGTTCAGTGGTGGTCTTTACCGGGGCTTGTCCCATGCTCGACCTCAGAGCCTGAGTCCTACCCAGTAGCCATTACTGGCGAGGGGGCTCCAGTGCTTCTGCTGCATGGGTTTGATAGCAGCTTCCTTGAATTCCGACGCCTAGCTCCGTTATTAAGCCCTCACCATCAGCTTGTGATTCCGGATTTGTATGGTTTTGGCTTCACTCCCCGTCCCCCTGCCGCTGACTATGGACAAGAGGCGCTCATCCGTCACCTCGATGAACTGCTAGCCCATCTGCCCTCTAATTCTCCAGTGGGAGTCATCGGAGCATCAATGGGAGGTGCTATTGCCATGGAGCTTGCTAGACGTCATCCAAAACAAATCAACCGCTTGCTCTTACTTTCGCCTGCAGGATTAACAGGACGGCCAAAACCTATCCCTCCAGGCCTAGATCAACTGGGCGCATGGATCCTTAGTCAACCGGCCGTGCGACGCAGCATCTGCCGCCAAGCCTTCGCTGATCCCAAAAACTCTGTCGGAGATGCTGAGGAACAAATCGCTTCCCTTCATCTACAGGTATCAGGCTGGAGGAGATCACTAGCTGCCTTTGCCCGCAGTGGAGGGATCGCCAATTGCGGAACACCGCTACCCCAGCAACCACTTCATGTGATCTGGGGTGCCAACGACCGTATTTTAAATGGACCTCAGAGACGGGAAGCCCTCACCCTGCTGGGATCTCAAGTGGAAGAACTTGACAACTGCGGCCATTTACCACATCTCGACCATCCCAAGATTGTCGCCCAATGCTGGCTTCAAGCTTTGTCCTAGCCATGGGAGATCCTTCATCCACCACCACCAGTACCGGCCCTTTATTGCAACTCCTCGCCAATGGTCTAAAGATTTGGGTCCGCCGACAATGCGATGCCGTTGGTGAACTGAAGCTGGAACTGCACGGATCTGCTCTGGAGCTCTTTAGAGGTCGTCTTTCAGGAGTCAGTCTCATGGCCAAGGAGGTGATCTTTCAAGGCCTGCCATTGCATTACGCCGAATTAAAAAGCGGCCCCCTCAGGCTGAACATGAACCTCGGCAAATCAGCCCAGGCTGTGACTCTCGAGCAAAGCTTCGATCTTCAGGGAACTGTATCAATCACGGACAAAGACCTCAATCAGGTCCTGCTATCAGATCCATGGAGATGGCTTGGCGATTGGCTAGCAGAAGAGCTCATTGGCATAACGCCTCTTGGAGGACTTCAAATCAACAACGACACCTTGGAATTACAGGCTCCAGTGATTGGTCAACAAGAACCGGCAAGGCGACGTTTTCTAATCAGAGCGGATCAAGGAACCGTGCTGATTAGACACCAGGATGTGGATTTAGAAGCTTCACTACCCATGGACCCTGCTATTCACATTGAAGAAGCCGTTCTGAACGGTGGACAACTTCACCTCAAGGGTCGCGCATCAGTAACACCCTGATCGCATTAACTCATGACAGGCAGGATCAGCGTTACTGCGTAATACACCACTGCAGGAGTGAAGAGATAGCTATCAATGCGATCAAGGATGCCGCCATGACCAGGCAGCGCATCACCAGAATCCTTAAGACCCGCATCTCGTTTCATCATCGACTCGATCAGGTCTCCAACCAGCGCAAATAATGCAACCAAAACTCCA from Prochlorococcus marinus str. MIT 9313 includes these protein-coding regions:
- a CDS encoding alpha/beta fold hydrolase; the protein is MAAQTIASSETLLRQLTPQLLDPLARDLANQVQWWSLPGLVPCSTSEPESYPVAITGEGAPVLLLHGFDSSFLEFRRLAPLLSPHHQLVIPDLYGFGFTPRPPAADYGQEALIRHLDELLAHLPSNSPVGVIGASMGGAIAMELARRHPKQINRLLLLSPAGLTGRPKPIPPGLDQLGAWILSQPAVRRSICRQAFADPKNSVGDAEEQIASLHLQVSGWRRSLAAFARSGGIANCGTPLPQQPLHVIWGANDRILNGPQRREALTLLGSQVEELDNCGHLPHLDHPKIVAQCWLQALS
- a CDS encoding iron-containing alcohol dehydrogenase family protein produces the protein MNKNNLPEEVSHCAHSIAPEKVVRGERAWEESHQLIASICRSPLLLGRSIATAELRQGLLNNLRDLGLNTVSAELKHDCCEMDLKRINALALYNSCDGVIAAGGGKVLDAGKLLAHRLSIPCITVPLSAATCAGWTALANIYSPTGAFQRDQVLARCPHLMIFDHGLVRQAPPRTLASGIADAIAKWYEASVSNGSSNDGLIQQAVQMARVLRDQLLLDGPEALKDQNSLAWIRVAEACALTAGLIGGIGGSRCRTAAAHAVHNALTQLKDCHEVLHGEKVGYGILVQLRLEEIIGGHQLAGQARRQLIPFLKGLDLPVNLEDLGLSNLSLHELHEVCQFACQKGSDLYQLPFPVNSNALLEALLGASDNGPVPVESTVTKRIAAS
- a CDS encoding LmeA family phospholipid-binding protein — protein: MGDPSSTTTSTGPLLQLLANGLKIWVRRQCDAVGELKLELHGSALELFRGRLSGVSLMAKEVIFQGLPLHYAELKSGPLRLNMNLGKSAQAVTLEQSFDLQGTVSITDKDLNQVLLSDPWRWLGDWLAEELIGITPLGGLQINNDTLELQAPVIGQQEPARRRFLIRADQGTVLIRHQDVDLEASLPMDPAIHIEEAVLNGGQLHLKGRASVTP